Sequence from the Bacteroidetes bacterium SB0662_bin_6 genome:
GTGAGCGTGGTGGAGGATCCCGTAGCCACATCCCACAGCCTCACGGTTCCGTCATCGGACGCGGACGCCACGGTACTGCTATCGGGCGAAAAAGCCACCGAATTGACGTTCCCGGTATGCCCCGAGAGCTTTGTGGAGGATCCCGTAGCCACATCCCACAGCCTCACGGTTCCGTCATAGGATCCGGATGCCACGATGCTGCCATCGGGCGAAAAGGCTACCGAACTGACCCAAAATGTATGTCCCGATAGTATTGTGGAGGATCCCGTCGCCACATCCCACAACCTGACAGTATGATCACCGGACGCGGATGCCAGAACACCGCCATCGCGCGAAAAGGCTACTGAAAGGACATCCCCAGTGTGTCCCACAAGCGTTGCGGTGGTAGAATCGGTAGCCAGATCCCACAGCCTGACAGTTCCGTCATAGGACGCAGACGCCACGGCACTGCTATCGGGCGAAAAGGCTACCGAACTGACCCCGGACGTATGCCCCGAGAGCGTTGCGGTGTTGGCCCCCGTAGCCGCATCCCACAGCCTGACGGTATGATCATCGGTTCCCGAAGCCAGCATACTTCCATCCGGTGAATAAGCGACCGATAAGGGGATGATTCCGGGTCCGAACGTAGAGGTAAGATTTCCTGAAATCACATCCCACAACCTGACGGTTCTGTCATAGGACGCGGATACCACGATACTGCCATCGGGCGAAAAGGCCACCGAACGGACCCGATCCGTATGCCCCGGAAGCGTTGTGGAGGATCCCGTAGTCACATCCCACAGCCTGACGGTCCCGTCATCGGATGCGGACGCCACGATACTGCTATCCGGCGAAAAGGCTACCGAATTGACCCGATCCCTATGCCCCACGAGCGTTGTGGTGTTAGATCCCGTAGCTACATCCCACAGCCTGATGGTAAAGTCATAGGACGCAGTCGCCACGATACTGCTATCGGGCGAAAAGGCTACCGAACTGACCGAGTGCGTATGTCCCACGAGCCTTACGGTAGTGGATTCCGCAGCTACATCCCACAGCCTGACAGTAAAGTCGGTGGACCCGGATGCCAGGATATCGCCATCGCGCGTAAAAACCACCGAAGTAACCCAGGACCTATGCCCCGGGAGCATTGCGGTGATGGATTCCGTAGCCACATCCCACAGCCTGACGATCCCGTCATAGGACCCGGAGGCCACGACACCGCCATCGGGCGAAAAGGCTACGGAAAGGACCCCGGACGTATGCCCCAATGTTGCGGTGGTGGACTCCGTAGCCACATCCCACAGCCTGACGGTCCCGTCATCGGACGCGGACGCCACGATACCGCCATCGGGCGAAAAGGCTACCGAACGAACTTCGTGAGTATGCCCCGAGAGCGTTGCGGTGGTGGATCCCGTAGCCACATCCCACAGTCTGACGGTCCCGTCACGGGACCCGGATGCCACCATACTGCTATCGGGCGAAAAGACCGCCGAATGAACCCAATGCTTATGCCCGACACTGGTAGTAATCGGCCAGCCTCTTACCGGTTGCCCAAAGCTCCTTCCGTGTACAAATGGTGCAACCGCTAACAAAAGACCCACAAGCACATGCCTGCCTATCCTGGAAGCAGGAAGCACCGTATCATGCTTATGCTGTCCGGCGCGAAGGCAGCCTGCGCGAATCGATTGGAACCCGCAAATACGAAATGGAGGGTACATCATCCCCGAAACATAACAAGTTCAAAATTTATACACGGGTCTCATAACCAAAGTTAAACTTCCTGAATGAAAATCGCTCTTCTCGGTTTCGGTACCCGCGGGGATGTGCAGCCGTACGTCGCCCTCGGCAAGGCGCTGAAGGCGCGCGGTCACGACATCCTGCTGGGCGCTCCCGACAATTTCAATGACTGGGTTGAAGAGCACGGGCTGAAGTTTCACGGTCTCGGAATCGACATGGAGGCATTCCTCCAGTCTCCTGAGATCCGCCGCGTCATGGCCGGGAATTGGTTCGCGCTCGCCAAAATCTGGCGGCAGACGATTCACCCTATGGTGTTGAACCTCCTGGAGAATACCTGGGAAGCCGGAAAGGACGCAGATGTGATCGTCTACCACCCCAAAGTCGTCGGCGCCACAGATGTCTCGGAAGCCACCGGTGCGCGCCTCGTGTGCGCCGCCCCGATCCCGCTTTTCCCGACCGGAGAATTCCCGCTTCTCATGCCAAAGCGGAATTTCGGCGCCCGGCTTAACCGCTTCACCTACAACGGGTATTACCTGGCCCGACCCCCGTATCTGAAAATCATCAACCGCTGGCGCTCGGAGTCTCTGGGACTCGGCAAAGGACCGGCGCTCGCTCCCCTTGGGGGCCACAAGGGCGGCATGGCGACACGGATATGCGCCGTTTCCCCGTCCGTCATACCCCGCCCGGACGATTGGGGCGAGAACATGCACATGACCGGATACTGGTTTCTCGACGAGGGGCATGGCTGGAGCCCGAACCCCGCCCTCGCCGATTTCCTCAATGCCGGTGATCCGCCCGTGTATATCGGCTTCGGATCCATGACCACGCAGCGCCCCGGCCATCTCGCGCGACAGATCGTCGAGGGAGTGCGGCGCGCCGGCGTGCGCGCCCTTCTGGCCACAGGCTGGGGCGGCCTGGAGGAGCTCGATGTCCCCGGGACGGTGCATGTGATCGAGGGAGCGCCGCACGACGCCTTGTTCCGGCACGTCAGCGCAGTCGTCCACCATGGCGGAGCCGGCACGACAGCCGCCGGTCTGCGCGCCGGACGGCCGACTCTGGTGTGTCCCTTGTCCGTCGATCAACCTTTCTGGGGGCACCGTGTGTGGGCGTTAGGCTGCGGCCCTGAACCGCAGCGACTCAAGCGCCTGACCGCCGATTCCTTCGCGCGC
This genomic interval carries:
- a CDS encoding WD40 repeat domain-containing protein — protein: MMYPPFRICGFQSIRAGCLRAGQHKHDTVLPASRIGRHVLVGLLLAVAPFVHGRSFGQPVRGWPITTSVGHKHWVHSAVFSPDSSMVASGSRDGTVRLWDVATGSTTATLSGHTHEVRSVAFSPDGGIVASASDDGTVRLWDVATESTTATLGHTSGVLSVAFSPDGGVVASGSYDGIVRLWDVATESITAMLPGHRSWVTSVVFTRDGDILASGSTDFTVRLWDVAAESTTVRLVGHTHSVSSVAFSPDSSIVATASYDFTIRLWDVATGSNTTTLVGHRDRVNSVAFSPDSSIVASASDDGTVRLWDVTTGSSTTLPGHTDRVRSVAFSPDGSIVVSASYDRTVRLWDVISGNLTSTFGPGIIPLSVAYSPDGSMLASGTDDHTVRLWDAATGANTATLSGHTSGVSSVAFSPDSSAVASASYDGTVRLWDLATDSTTATLVGHTGDVLSVAFSRDGGVLASASGDHTVRLWDVATGSSTILSGHTFWVSSVAFSPDGSIVASGSYDGTVRLWDVATGSSTKLSGHTGNVNSVAFSPDSSTVASASDDGTVRLWDVATGSSTTLT
- a CDS encoding glycosyltransferase family 1 protein, whose product is MKIALLGFGTRGDVQPYVALGKALKARGHDILLGAPDNFNDWVEEHGLKFHGLGIDMEAFLQSPEIRRVMAGNWFALAKIWRQTIHPMVLNLLENTWEAGKDADVIVYHPKVVGATDVSEATGARLVCAAPIPLFPTGEFPLLMPKRNFGARLNRFTYNGYYLARPPYLKIINRWRSESLGLGKGPALAPLGGHKGGMATRICAVSPSVIPRPDDWGENMHMTGYWFLDEGHGWSPNPALADFLNAGDPPVYIGFGSMTTQRPGHLARQIVEGVRRAGVRALLATGWGGLEELDVPGTVHVIEGAPHDALFRHVSAVVHHGGAGTTAAGLRAGRPTLVCPLSVDQPFWGHRVWALGCGPEPQRLKRLTADSFARGLEGLVQTDSYRTRAADIARSIANEDGIGRAIEIITGG